The DNA window AACATATGTTAAAGGCACAGAAGAATaaatttcctttctcctcccaacTGCAAAAATCTTACATTTTTCTAGGCTTTGTTCTCCTGACCCTTCCCGGCCTGCATGCAATTCTGTAGATGGGAAATTTACCCAAATCTTTGTGGTCACAACCCATACTGCTCTAAGGACACACCAGTCCCCCTGACGATGCCCGAGTCCCTTTCTTCACTGGCTCCCTCCCAGGAAGTTGATAGGGAGATCAATGAGTTCATGTTTGCCAAATACTTCAGGGTTCTCGGATGAAAGGCAACATCAAAATTCAAGCCACCTGTGGCCGGCCTTGTACTATCGTAAGCTGACTCTGTACTGGGACTtcaaagaaggaatgaagggTGCCGAGGAACGCCTTTGTGCGCAGCTAGTTTCTGCACCCTTGCTAAACACAGGCAGTGATCCCAACATCCTTTAATTAACCCGATCTCAGCATTCGAAATGCAAAGAGCCTGCACAACACACTAGGCCCTTGTCACAGAGGAGAACAGTCTTTGCCCCGCCTTCTTCCTGGGGTACTTCCTACTGCCTGGGGTACTGAGGACCCCCTTCAGTGTGAAGGGGcacaggcagctgccagcctgcATGCTTGCTGTGAGCCAATCGTCTAAAGCAAAGTCAAGGACAACGCTCTATGTGTATGTTGGCACACATGTGAATTCAGGCCCCCGCTGAGTAACAAAGAACACATTCATGGCCACATACGAGGCCGccaacacacaaacaccaccCTGCCTTGGTCTTTCAGGCCGTTCATCATATAGCATCACACCGAAATCTCAAAGATGCCCTGGCAAGCTATGTCTTGCTGGCTCCCTcttgcagatgaagaaactgacaGTCAGAAAGGCCATGAGGCCGGCCCAACATCACACTCCTAAAAAGTAGCAGTGCTGAGCTGGCCAGACGGTTCAGTGGGTAAGGAAGTTTGCCACCAACCCTGAAAATctaagtttgatctctgggacccaaATAGTGGGAAAAGACCCAACCCTGACTTCCAcaagcatgctcacacacacacacacacacacacacacacacacacacactaaataaatgtaaaggaaaCTAAATGACAGAGTTGGAATTCAAGTCTAGCTGtatttcagacacacacacacacacacacacacactcacactcacacacacacacaccacaaagttGCAGCTAGTAGTCCTGCCCACTCCTGGGACCATTCAATCAGCCCTTCTGAGTAGGAGGGGGGCAAATTAAATGCATTTACTCAGTCTGGGAGATCAGAAAGCTCATctctgacacacttcctccctaCTGAAGCGTTGGTGTCTGTTTCCACCACCCCCCTTCCTTAATTGGCTAATTAAGTATTTCATCTTATCTCTTCTCCTGCCTTACCTCCAACCAAGTGCCTAGCAGTGTTCCAAAGCTCGGGGTGGATTTGAAAACCACACACAGCACTTGGTAACCAAGCAATGAACAGCTCAAATGCAAGAATGTGACCAAATTCTTCCTCCAAAGGGGAGGAGACTCTGGAACCCAGGTGAGCTCAATTTGCTAGGAAGGGGTTGATATTTGCATCCCCAGTGGGAGCTTAATCCAGTAAGAAAGCGGTGCTAGGGAAATCCTCACAGTTCTAGACTTCTGCTGGTTCGTGGGGCGAGGAAGAATTCTCCTGGAAACTGAATTCTTTGAGGTGTTCCAATACTAAAACAGTCTCCCTGACTGGTGCTTCTCTCCCAATTGACCATGCAACACAAGACACACAAACTTGACTGACTGTGGTACTGCGAGTATGTGCACACCAACAGGAGGAACCTGGGCAGAGCCCCAGGACAGGCAGGAAAGGAAGGGCCTCTTGGCACACACTTCCCTCAGGCCTGTCCCCGCCACACGCCTTCCAGACTTTCCATCGTGGAACTACTTGCTCTTGATCAGAGACGGGCTGAGACAAAGCATTGAATAAGCACCCCCCAAGTTTGCAGGGAGCCACTGGTATGTGCCGCCTGATGTCTCTGAAGGCTGGGGATCTGGCATCTCCACCAGGAGCAGCCGCTAGGAGCTGGGAGAGCAGCACCTCAGCCCAGGAAAAGGTCCCTCAGAGAGGTGTAGTGGACAGTCACATCTCTCAGGATGTGCTGGGCCCTGCTTACAAGGATGGTAGATTTCAGTTTCCACAGgttcagagaaaggaaaggaaaccccACGAGGATGGGGGAGGTATCAATGACTTTTAAAGCAGCGACCCtgagacacagagccacagcCTTGAGCTGATTCTGCACTGACTGCCACACATTCAGACTGGGTAAAAGGACATCATGGTACCCAGGTCCAGCTCAAGGAAGCTGTTAGGGAGCTTGGGCGGGGGCAGGCACTTGCTTGGCGAGCATAGAATCctgcctgggttctgtccccagcaccaaaGGGGACACAAAGCGAGCTGTCACTTCTAAGACCCAAGCTGTTCTGCCCAAACCAAAAGCTCTCTCAGGACAAGGTTCTGTGGTGGTGTGGGATGGCCCCCACTGGGATAGACAGTGCGGTCCAGTGGATCAATTAATAACACCTGTCACCCCCACAGAACCATCTAGGAGAGACATCAGGAGAGGGAACATGTCCAAAGGGGAAGCTTGGATCCCTGGAAGCTACTCATGGTCACGGGAAGTGGGTAGCAAACTTCCGGTTTCGTTTCTGCTGGGGTGGGGGCTAAAGATGCCAACAGCAGGGCACCAACCTGCCCATGCGTGCCCCTCCAGCCACCAGGACCTTCTGCAGCCCCCTCCGCGCCCCTCACTTTGCCCAAGCTGCTCCCTCTGGAATGCAGTCCCCCAGCCACTCCAGGGTTGAGCTTCACTCCCTTGACGACGCAGGTGACCCTTTCCTCGGGGCCTGGCCTTACCCAACTCTGGCAGCACAGTGCCCATCCGCCCGCGGGCCGCCTGCAGGGCGCTGCGGACTCTCGCGTGGAGATCTCCTGGCAGAGTGGAAGCCTCGGCAGGgggtttgttgaatgaatgagggagggagggagggagggagggaggggggagggagggagaaaggagggagacaaCATATTTCGGAAATTCTGACCATACATTTCACCCTAGCAGTTCACTAACGTCAAAACCGCTCGATCTCCTCCAACTGTGGACGGGGGTGGGGGACAAGCCCTGAAGGAACCAGGGCCGAGGGAGGCAGTGACAGCGCACCCCGTCGATCCctccaggagaggcaggagaccCCAGCTCGCAACGGTTCCAAACTAGACGTGAGGTCACGTGGGAAAGGAGCTGCTCGCTCTCAGGAGCCGCAAAGTTCGAGGCTGCCGAGACCTGGTCTGAGGTGATGGAGGCCGCAAGTTTTCCCTGCGCGTCTGTCTGTCCGACCCAGGCGGGCGCCAAGAGCTTCGAGCGTTGGGTCACAGGGCTGGGGCGGGGAACGGGCACGAGGACCCCTTCCCAAACCCAGTCCCCACCGGAGGCGCGCTGGCAAGGTTCCGGCGCTGCGCTGCGTTCCCCGGCTCCAGCGCACGCACGACATCAAGGTCGGGGACGGCCGGCCTGGGGACCTCCCGCTGCCCGCTGCCCGCTGCCCGCTGCCCTTCCCGGGACTCCCGGACTCCCggactctctccctccctccctctccgcGCGCAGAAAAGAACCGCGAGCTACAGGCGAAGCCTTGGCCGGACCTCAGAGTCGCAGACCGCGCGCCCCTTCCAGCCCACTCCGGGGCGAGCGAGCCAGCGAGCGAGCGAGCACCGCCCGCCAAGAGAGAAGCCCGGCCGCTGGCCACCCGGCCCCCGCCGCGCACCCCGGCGTCCCCGGCGTCGACCCAAGTAGGCGCTGCCCCAGCCTCTGCTCGCGCCCGGCCGGCTTACCTGCTTACATGGCCCGGGAGTGCCCCGGGTGCGGCGCGGTGACCATCGGGGAGCCTGGGTCCCCACCACTGGCTTCCAGGAGCTGGCAGAGGGAGGGCACGGGGAGGGTTCCGCCGCGCCGGGAGCTCCGGGGAGGAGAAAGGGCCAGGAACCTGAGCGCCGCCGTCCCGCGCGAGGGGGCCGGGGCGGTCAGCGAGGTGGGGCGCCGCAAGGGACCGCCAGCGGCCAAGTGGCGCCAGATGCTGCTCCTCGAGGACCTGCCCTGGGGAACCAGACCGGACGGCTAAGCCGCAGAGCGCAGCGAGCCGGCCCGGACCCGCGGCCGCGGCGCTGGGCAGCGGCGAGAAGTTGTGCAGAACTTGAGCCGCCGGGAGAGCCCGAGTGCCAGGAAGCGCTAGCGGCCGGGAGGGCGGAGGAAGGGGCCGGGTGGGGGGACGAGCAGGCGCCGCTGGCCGCGCTCCCCCGCCCCGGGCTGGGCTCGGCGGCTCTGGGGGCCGGGAGGCGGGGAGTGCGCGAGGGGCGCTCTCTGGGCGGGCGAGGAATGCGGCGGGCTGGGGAGGGCGCGCGCCAGCCTCGGGGACGCGCGCCCAGCGCTGCCAAGTGGAGCCCGGGCTCCCCCGCTGCGGGCGCACGGTCCCCGGGGACGTCACAGCGCTGGAATCCGAGGAATGCCGGGCTGCGGGAGCTCCTTCGGCCGGCCGGGCAGAAGTCGTGCACTTTTAATGGGCTAGCTTTGGAGCGTGTCTTCCTTCCAAAGTGGGGGgctgtggaaggaaggaaagcgcCTGGAGTAGGACACACCGCAAGTGGAGAGGGGGAGGCGACCCAAGTCAACCCAGCTGTGCGACGCTCCGGGGGCGGATGGGAAAGCGGAAAGGAGAGGACCGTCCCTCCTAGATTTCCGTAGGCAGCTAGGGGGTGGGACGCTGGAGCCAGAACAGGCCATTTATTTGGGGGAGGTCTTGCcgccaccctcccccccccaggggACACCGAACAGGACAAAGTAGGGTGGCCTCCTAGAGCAGGCAATCTAGGAGCCCCGCGCAGAATCTCAGGAGTGAGCTACACTTAGGTCCGGTCCTCCCACCCCGCCCCCATGGCCAACCAGCCTTTGTGTGCTGGGAGTTGGAATATGTGGTTTTCCCGGTTTGTTCCATGCCACGGAGGGGCCCCACCCCGCCTGGGCACTGGGAGGGAGCTGCCCTAGCACTTTCGGGGGTGGGGTTACTGAGGCGCAGCCGGTATAATGGAAAAAGCACTCAGCCGGGCAAGGGAACCTGTCTTAGGCCCCACTGAGTTGCTGACCCCGTGGTTAACTCGGGAGGGAGGGTTCCCCCCCAATCCTGATCGTCGGTTTTGTTAGTTGTGAAATGAAAGGGTTTGCCTGCATTTCTAAAGTGTTTTGCACGTCTTGGCATCTGTTCTCTTTCTGAAGTCTCAAGCTCAGTCCTTtcaagaccccccccccagtcctTGTCAGAGAAGATAGTGTAAATTACTTAAACGTACAGGCCAAAGATACGAACTTCCAGGCTTTATTCCATCATAGTGGCCCATGCCAacgctctggaggcagagacaggaaaatcacaaGTTGAAGGCTGGCCCAGaccacatagcaagaccctacctcaaaacaaggaagaaaagtaCGGAATCGCTTGTGCCCACGGAGCATATTCTGCAATAATCAGCttctgagtattttgcctgtcTGCAGAACCACGAAGAACCAGAGAGGACCCAGAGGGGATGGAAATGGGATGCGTAGAAGACAAAGGACTCAGGAGGGTCAGGTTTTCAAAAGGTCAAAGTGATCACTGTAGGAGACTTCAGGGAGGGCTGCAGTTTGTGGCTTCGAGCGTGGGCGATATTCTACACAGACATGCATTACCATCACCATCCCTTagagaagacagaggaagcagggagaaaggGCCTGCCCCACCAAGGAACTCACACTGCTGAAATGGGATAGAGGATCAGTCTGCACAGTAGCTGGCTGCTCTTAACTGCAAACATTTGACTCAAACAGGACTGGGCTAAAAGATAGGGTGCCTAAAGGCTTTTCATGTCAGGCTGGCTGTGGCCTTCTAGGGCACAGGAGGCCCTTGGCATCATTCACAGTGGCACATAGATGTTGTGGCTCCCAAGTCACTCAAGCCACTGAGCACAGCCCCCGAGGCCTCTGTGGTCTAGAAGAAAGAGCAAAGGATTTTTGAGCAGGTACAAGAATTGGATTCTGCCTGTGACCAGCCATGTGACCCTGAGCAAGCCACTTAACTGAGGCTTGAGTTTATTTTGTCGGTGGAGTGTGACATCAAGGACAGAGTTTGGTTGGGTTAGCTGAGTCTTGGGCTGTGACCCTGCTTGAGTGTCTCCTCCAGACACAGGCATGTTTGTGATGTTTGCAGAGGAGGCTAGGCAATACCAGAGCTGGAAAAGCTGCCCAAATGCTGCCTTCAGACCAACATGGATGCTAGGGTCCAGTGAGTGAATGCCGCTCGGTTTGCAGCTGTCAGTAAAGCCAAGGCTTAGCACTAGCCCTGtgtacttgtttttaatttttaaatcaatttattcataaaagtaaaattcattattaattttttagtaatttatcttttacattccaatcctaggtccccctccctcctctactcctgctgctcctccttccctcccccctcccacctgcccctcgggagagggtaaggcctcccttaggaagtctGCTAagcctgtcccatcatctcatctGGCTGAGGCCGGACCTATGAGGTGCATCTGGCTGCCTTTAGATTGGAAGTGTgctttatacacacatgcagagagagagaaactgattTTTTAATGACTTGGAAGTTGTAGGTTGCTTCTCGTGTATGCTAGCCATATGCTGACCCACTGAGATATAACTCTTTGGAAGTAGAAACCCCCAGTGTGAACCTGAGGGTGTCCCTCAGTATATCGTGCTTCCATGCCTAGTACTGGGAGAGGTGTGGGGATTCTGCCACGTTACCTCATATttataatcctggcactcaggaagctaaggcaggacaacttccatgagtttgaggtcaatgagttcaaagccaacctgggctacatagaccctgtctcaaacaaaacaaaacaaaaggcagagtTGTTGGTGCAccaatgtgaggacctgagttcagattctagcACTCTTCACGAATGGTTTCACCTGTGCCTGTATCCCAGGACTGCTGGGAGCAGGGGATAACTGGGACTTACTGGGGCCAGCcaagtcaaaacaacaacaaaataacaacaaccaaaaaagtaaTGAAACAAAACTCTCCTGAGCTCCATGAACTTCTGTTCAGggagagacccagcctcaaaagaacaaaatggtagcctggcagtggtggcacacacctgtaaggTGAATGCTTCTTGTCCCAGCTAGGCCCTGCCACCACTTCAGCCTCAAAGAACACAAAGgatttatattagttataaacctATTGGCCAGTGACtcgaattttctttctttctttttttttttttttttttttttttttttttttttttttttttttttggttttctgagacagggtttctctgtagctttggaggctgtcctggcgctcgctctgtagaccaagctggcctcgaactcacagagatccgcctgcctctgcctcctgagtgctgggattaaaggcatgcgccaccaacgcctgctgTAACTAGCATTTCTTATTGACtatctctgttttaattattaatctatCTCTATTAATCTCAGTATTTCAAAAAGGTggtcttatcttatcagagaGATGCCTCACTcatgtcctctcttccctggctCACACAATGACTCCTCTCcccctacacttcccagaatcctcattgtctcctagtcctatctaTCATGCTGCCCGGCCAATCAgtgtttaattcatcaaccaagaagacaaacatacacagaagaacattccccttcatctcttttctaaaaaaaaaaaaagaagggttcTAACTTTAACAtggtaaaattataaaacaaaattatataacaaaatagttattagCTGAGTCAGTAGAGAATGAGACTCTTAATTTCAGGGTCGTGGGTCCATGCCCCATGTTGGGAGCCATTTTGATATGGAAGTTCTTTCCTGACAGCCTGATCCCAGCCTCCTAGAGCCCcaaaatgaacactcagagacttatattaattataatactgctggccagtggctagggctgtcttaattactaacccatttctataacctatgtatttccacatggtcttatctacCAGAGAAAGaatccggacctgttactcctcttgcatcctacatggtgactaactgcctacatttcccagaatcctcctcatcacCTAGacccgcctatcttcctgtctcattggccactgtgctttattcatcaatcaataagagaaacatattacAGAAGACAACCccatcacacacctttaactccagcactcgggagacagacagatctctgtgagttcaaggccagcctggtctacagagagagtaccaggacaggctccaaagctacagagaaaccctgtctcggaaaaaaaaaaaaaaaggaataaggtggagagtaggGGAGGATGCCCAATGCTTACCTCTGGGCTCTGTGCACATGgaccacacaaaccacacacaccacaccacacacacacacacacacacacacacacacactcacacaccacacacacacacacaccacacaccatacacaccacacacaccacacacacaccacacacacacacacacacatacaccacacacacaccacacacaccaccatactcactcacacacaaataatacaacTTGAgttaacaaaaaagaagcaaaaaaccTAGCTGTCTCTAAAAGAAACCAAATACATCCCCacccctctgtctccctcccttctcctctctctctctctctctctctctctctctctctctctctctgtgtgtgtgtgtgtgtgtgtgtgtgtgtgtgtgtgtgtgtgcatttgtgagcAAACCTGCCAATAGGTAAGTGTGCACTCTGCAGTCTCCTTAGGTGCCTGAGTTTGACAGGACTTAAAGTAATGAGTCTCATGTTTACTttcaagttttacatttttaggGACTTGTGGATATTAACTTGTTCAAAGCAATATATCTCCTCCTCCTAAGCTTGACTCTAACTATAAATGCAGGGTGCAAAGCAGACTCTCAGGGCCCTCCATGGTTCCCTCACCTCCAATATGTTCTCAGTAATGTATCTCTTTCACACCTTCAAAGACACTGGAGGCCCTGAAAGTAAAGCAAgttctgggagatggctcagtggaaaggCACTTGACTTTCAAGCACGAAGAACTGAATTTggttccagcactcacataaaaagccaggcatggtggtgctccCCTGCAGTCACACCATTGGGAAGGCTGGCCCAGGGTGGTGCTCCCCTGCAGTCACACCACTGGGGGGGCTGGCCCAGGGTGGTCCTCCCCTGCAGTCACACCACTGGGGAGGCTGGCCCAGGGTGGTGCTCCCCTGCAGTCACACCACTGGGGAGGCTGGCCCAGGGTGGTGCTCCCCTGCAGTCACAccactggggggggggctgaCCCAGGGTGGCGCTCCCCTGCAGTCACACCACTGGGGGGGCTGGCCCAGGGTGGTGCTCCCCTGCAGTCACACCACTGGGGGGCTGACCCAGGGTGGTCCTCCCCTGCAGTCACACCACTGGGGGGGCTGGCCCAGGGTGGTGCTCCCCTGCAGTCACACCACTGGGGGGGCTGGCCCAGGGTGGTGCTCCCCTGCAGTCACACCACTGGGGAGGCTGGCCCAGGGTGGTCCTCCCCTGCAGTCACACCACTGGGGAGGCTGACCCAGGAAGATCCCAATTGTCAGATCAGTGAATTCCAGGCGCAATGAAAGACCACCTCAAagacaaggtggagagtgacagaggaagacagccGGGGTCTTCTGGctcccacatgtgcacacatgggtacacatgcacacacacaatacacacccCAGTTTTTTTAAACTGGAGAGAGAGTAGGTTGGCTTTATTTGAAAAATTCTGATGATCTCTAGGGGCTGTCTATACACTCTGGAGGAGGGCTCTGTTAATACCTTGCTCGCTTTTCTTTCTGCTCGTGGAGGTGACACGTCTGTGAGCACACTTCAGTGTGCATCGAATTTTAGACTGGATGTAACTGCaccacaacctgagttcagtacaAAGCACAAAACTTAGGTCTCTGAAGCTCAAACACCTCTTGTGCAGGTGACCCCAGCCCAGGTCAAGGCAAAGTGTCTACCACTTCAGGAAAGCTCCCTATGCAACTTCCCAGCCGCTATGTGCTCTCTGTTGTCACATGCCTTGTGAGTCCTCAGACTTCACCCCAATGAACAAATAATCTGCATGGGGAAGCTGTCCCCGTTGGCTCACTGTGTGTCAGTTCATCTCCCTGCACAGCAGGGTACATTCCATGGTGTGAACAGTGCCAAGCTGTGTTTGCTCATTCTATTGATCTAATAAACAGGCGTATTTCAGAAACACTTCTCAAGTGATTCTGCCGCGCTTGGGTTGCAGGTCAGAGCCTCTGGCTTACAGCAAAAATATAAGATAAGCCTAGACCATTGACACCTGAGGAAAGAAGTAAACAGATCACTTAGGAATGCTTTGATGGagctgggtaaagtgcttgccttgcaagcctgaggccctgagttcaaaacACCTCCAtacccatgttttgttttttgttttttaaaaaggctaacatgatggcacacacttgtaatcccagcactgaaaaggcACAGACAAGTGCCTGGAGTTTTCTGGCCAGCCAGCGTAGCCTactcagcaagctccaggccacaaaaccctgtgtcaaaacaaaatgaatgataCCTGAGGAGCAATGTCCAGGGTTATCCTCAGGCCTCTGCACGCATATGAATACAAG is part of the Cricetulus griseus strain 17A/GY chromosome 5, alternate assembly CriGri-PICRH-1.0, whole genome shotgun sequence genome and encodes:
- the LOC118238882 gene encoding translation initiation factor IF-2-like, with the protein product MEAASFPCASVCPTQAGAKSFERWVTGLGRGTGTRTPSQTQSPPEARWQGSGAALRSPAPAHARHQGRGRPAWGPPAARCPLPAALPGTPGLPDSLPPSLSARRKEPRATGEALAGPQSRRPRAPSSPLRGERASERASTARQERSPAAGHPAPAAHPGVPGVDPSRRCPSLCSRPAGLPAYMARECPGCGAVTIGEPGSPPLASRSWQREGTGRVPPRRELRGGERARNLSAAVPREGAGAVSEVGRRKGPPAAKWRQMLLLEDLPWGTRPDG